A region of Haliotis asinina isolate JCU_RB_2024 chromosome 7, JCU_Hal_asi_v2, whole genome shotgun sequence DNA encodes the following proteins:
- the LOC137291513 gene encoding putative per-hexamer repeat protein 5: protein MAFLAVALLSVIAHLALGQGLGQSNVGIGQAGFGVGGIGGSGFGIHGLGFGGAGWGQVGAGFGQNIVNPILNTTITCTGTGTGFAFSVTLRRMQPSWGGWGLGRSRSGLSGSAVLRTTTASGTYNLVITERSRVEAGCTSDGLGPIIGSNIWGQRWGQGFGQQWGHPWGQQWGQGSWGTGTTATPGVVTSVTLTTNQETNVDLGTANLPFRELERYGGRGLALCTSLTSGLDGRQVCVEPILACCKLGFDNTDAVTPTPP, encoded by the exons ATGGCTTTCCTCGCAGTAGCTCTTCTATCTGTCATAGCTCACCTGGCTTTGGGTCAAGGTTTAGGACAGAGTAATGTAGGTATTGGTCAAGCTGGATTTGGAGTAGGTGGAATTGGAGGTAGTGGATTTGGTATCCATGGACTTGGATTTGGTGGAGCAGGATGGGGTCAAGTAGGAGCAGGATTTGGCCAGAATATTGTCAACCCTATTCTGA ATACGACCATTACATGCACTGGAACAGGAACGGGTTTTGCCTTCTCCGTGACTCTAAGGAGGATGCAGCCATCTTGGGGAGGATGGGGT CTTGGTCGATCACGAAGTGGTTTGTCTGGATCTGCCGTTCTAAGGACTACAACCGCATCAGGAACCTACAACCTCGTCATCACTGAGAGGTCCCGTGTGGAGGCTGGATGCACCTCTGATGGACTTGGACCTATCATTGGAAG CAACATTTGGGGCCAACGATGGGGTCAAGGTTTTGGTCAGCAGTGGGGTCACCCATGGGGACAACAGTGGGGACAAGGTTCATGGGGCACTGGAACGACCGCCACCCCCGGAGTTGTCACCTCTGTCACCCTCACTACCAACCAGGAGACCAACGTTGACTTGGGAACTGCCAACCTGCCATTCAGAGAACTCGAGAGATACGGAGGACGTGGGCTGGCT TTGTGCACATCCTTGACCAGTGGCCTTGACGGACGTCAAGTATGTGTGGAGCCTATCCTGGCCTGCTGCAAGTTGGGATTCGACAACACGGACGCTGTCACACCAACACCTCCATAA